One Vitis riparia cultivar Riparia Gloire de Montpellier isolate 1030 chromosome 4, EGFV_Vit.rip_1.0, whole genome shotgun sequence genomic window carries:
- the LOC117913214 gene encoding glutamate receptor 2.8-like, with product MLTVQQLNPTITDINELIKKGKRVGYQYGSFVYEFLIKSMKFDESNLVKYESPEELDELFSKGGITAAFDEIPYMKIFLAKYCSKYTAVGPTYKFDGFGFVFPKGSPLVADVSRKVLSVTEGTKLLEFEKAWFGQTTSCPELTSSVSSNSIGLNSFWGLFLIDGVASFVALVACITTFLYENRDALINLNPPSSIWRKIKAMATRFDDKDLRSHTFRKSDQGTPSLENKEHLLLDTVIQSVQIGRCLLTYCLNMSLLI from the exons ATGTTAACAGTTCAACAGCTCAACCCAACTATCACTGATATAAATGAGCTCATAAAGAAGGGGAAGCGTGTAGGTTACCAATATGGCTCTTTCGTTTATGAATTCTTGATCAAGTCGATGAAATTTGATGAGTCCAATCTTGTAAAGTATGAGTCACCAGAAGAACTggatgaattattttcaaaaggtGGAATTACTGCTGCATTTGATGAAATCCCTTACATGAAGATTTTCCTTGCAAAATATTGCTCCAAATACACTGCAGTTGGACCAACATACAAGTTTGATGGGTTTGGATTT GTCTTTCCAAAGGGTTCACCCCTTGTAGCGGATGTTTCAAGGAAAGTTTTAAGCGTGACCGAGGGAACTAAATTGTTAGAATTTGAGAAGGCATGGTTTGGGCAAACAACCAGTTGTCCAGAGCTCACCAGCTCAGTTTCTTCAAACAGTATCGGCCTTAATAGCTTTTGGGGCCTATTCCTCATTGATGGAGTCGCTTCATTTGTAGCTCTCGTCGCATGCATCACCACATTCCTTTATGAAAATAGAGACGCCTTAATAAACTTGAATCCCCCATCTTccatatggagaaaaattaaAGCCATGGCTACACGCTTTGATGACAAAGATCTCAGGTCCCATACCTTTAGAAAAAGTGATCAAGGAACACCTTCTTTGGAGAACAAGGAACACCTTCTTCTGGACACGGTGATCCAGTCTGTCCAAATCGGCCGATGTCTCCTCACATATTGTTTGAATATGAGCTTGCTAATTTAA